Part of the Triticum urartu cultivar G1812 chromosome 2, Tu2.1, whole genome shotgun sequence genome, attcctcgcaaggaacagatcctaaagggacgctaactacacgcgcccctgcaaaagacgccatcatcaacagtgggccgtcaagcaccggcaccaaccccatccagatcagagtcggcgacggcctgacgagccTGCCCTGCTTCAAGAGCGGcaccggctcgggggctcgtagctgtcgttgctcgtctccggagtcgcgaagagctcgccggagtcgctggaacttCCGTCGCTtccgccgcctgaggagccgccaagggagcggtcggcgggcccagtcctcgccgtagcagggtcccgaccacctctcctggggcagcactccagccggcgcccgttcgcatcgaagaccttgaagaacatcaccgaagaaccgtcgtactccaagtggatcgcgaaggcgcctcttttcctgcaaacccgggcgatctcgctccagcctcgagtcatgaagacctcacCCGGAGccacgaccgcgacctctgcttcggtcgcgagggtgctgcagccggcgtgctgcaaccaaagctccaggagttctccctgcgggatgatggaggcgaagaagggaggaaggcgaatccaagactgaggaggcatggcggcgcggagcacgaactctcgggaggagccctcggtgtggaccccaggggggacgacccacaccttcgtgacccgtcggcgccgacggcggcgccgcccgtggcgatcggcatcaactccttcagggccctcgatgtgggcgtacaagggaagcgggaaccccggcggtgcccgctcgcaccagggcctcgacaccacctgatgggccccctcgtcccggccgcggggggcgagccgtttcttcggcgggagcgggtctggttcctctcggggagcctttcccttctctgccgacgagaaccggcggatcggagccatcgcagcaagacggagtaaggaccgggaagaaggagaagcaagaaaggatggactggaagggcgtgcgccgttccgtacttatggccggcgaaggccaaccgccgacctccacgatcgcaggtaatcatgacccgctttgcatgcagggacttgtccgatccgtgcggttgccgaggcgccgtgggggaacagtgccgcccacgtccaatcaaccgccacgcggcgcccaaggccgcaggctgttagggcccgcggtgcttcgcccttaccctttcgcctccctgcacggccaagtccgggcgcgccttgggcccgagggctactgtcggcgttctgggaacgggggtccctagacttgcctgcctgcggcctgcggcgtggctcaaagggggcccagcacggcccgtcttcatcgacacagacccaagaccctcgcgaggggccaagcctcgcggggcggacgacacggagcttcctcaagcacggccacatcaggctggctcgcgaggaggcggggagatcaaggcggggtacctcacgaggtgcccatgacgcaagccatgacgaccaagggcgccaggcgggcgccagcccgcgcagtgtcctcctttcctctttggtgcaaagggagcaagcgcaggcgagagcatcaagcaaaggcacccgtttcggtgcaacgagaccaagaccagtccaacggcagggaggaagtcattgtggagcccaagccagcgtcaccaccagagtctttggcaggcgaggactaactttagtcaggataagtgtaccagatgttccccttcaaaatggccaattgttggctgcccttcccgctcaatatttgggaagaggcccagggcctttgcctataaataggattagccacccacagggtagagagAGGGAAAATcagatcgagtagcatcacacacacagagagagagaagggtgactgaactcctcctagcagttcatccccacagccaagagcagaccctcgcgaggctgttcttccttgtattgctcatcatcatcagcccaagaggcaatccaccacaccacacactagagtagggtgttacaccacaacggtggcccgaaccagtataaaccctgtgtctcttgtgctgttctttccatagcttagatctcagcgaggcggaggggtgcaggtaggtagaaggcgaaatctccgcacgcaccccagtgttcgaacctcaagggtctgccggaacccgaaatccgacatctctatttcaaaaccgagctctggcacctctacaaatccctgcttccctctgcgaagggcctatctatttactttcatgttgagtcatcatcttcttattaaaaagcaccagttggagagcactgctgtcatttgcattcattactattagtttacattgagcatgacttgactggatctcttttaccatgaattacaatgtctagtcagtccttgatctttaaaggtgctctgcatttatgttttgcggtctcagaaggggctagcgagataccatcttgttatatcatattatgattgttttgagaaagtgttgtcatccgagatttattattattgctcgctagttgattatgccattgatatgagtaaacttgaaacctaagcgttattgtgaatgtggttagtcataatctttgttgaaaacttgaatgttggctttgcatatttgcaacaacaagagcaaacagagtttgtaaaagtttttctttatcactttcagtttatcaactgaattgcttgaggacaagcaaaggtttaagcttgggggagttgatacgtctctatcgtatctacttttccaaccacttttgcctttgttttggactctaacttgcatgatttgaatggaactaacccggactgacgctgttttcagcagaattgctatggtgttatttatgtgcagaaacagaagttctcagaatgacctgaaacttcacggaacatctattcggaaataataataaatccttgcaaaagatgaagaccagggggcccacgacctgtccacgagggtgggggcgcgccccctacctcgtggaccccctagagctcctccgacctcaactccaactctatatatttgctttcagggagaaaaaaattagagaaaaagaTTCATctcgttttacgatacggagccgctgccaagccctaaaacctctcgggagggatgatctggagtccgttcggggctccggagaggggaatccatcgtcatcgtcatcatcaaccatcctccatcaccaatttcataatgctcaccgccgtgcgtgagtaattccatcgtaggcttgctggacggtgatgggttgcatgagatttatcatgtaatcgagttagttttgttagggtttgatccctagtatccactatgttctgagattgatgttgctatgactttgctatgcttaatgcttgtcactagggcccgagtgccatgatttcagatctgaacctattatgttttcatcaatatatgagagttcttgatcctatcttgcaagtctatagtcacctattatgtgatatgatccgttaaccccgaagtgacaataatcgggatacttaccggtgatgaccgtagtttgaggagttcatgtattcactatgtgttaatgctttggtccggtactctattaaaaggaggccttaatatcccttagtttccattaggaccccgctgccacgggagggtaggacaaaagatgtcatgcaagtccttttccataagcacgtatgactatattcggaatacatgcctacattacattgatgaattggagctagttctgtgtcaccctatgttatgattgttacatgatgaaccgcatccggcataattctccatcaccgatccattgcctacgagctttccatatactgttcttcgcttatttacttttccgttgctgttgttatcatcattacaaaataccaaaaacattacttttgctaccattaccttttgctaccgctaccactactatcatattactttgctattgaacactttgctgcagatattaagtttccaggtgtggttgaattgacaacttagctgctaatacttgagaatattctttggctccccttgtgtcgaatcaataaatttgggttgaatactctaccctcgaaaactgttgcgatcccctatacttgtgggttatcaccctgCTTCTTCCCTTTGCTCCACCCTTCCTCCCACACACACATTGATTCCTTTCTTCTTCTGCATCACAATGGTCCCCTCTAATTCATGTCTTCTCCACGAAGCATTTTGGTGCTCCTCCTCCCCCGAAGACCCCCCATCAAGGTGTCAtgtcttctctctctctctccctctccttctctctctctctctctttctctctctctatctatctatctatctcttCACCTTCTCCTTTGTCAAACAAATTCCACTACTGAGAAACAAATGCATTCATATCATAGAAACAAACTGATGGATCCCTCTTTAAGAAGTGGCCTCCTCTATTCCCGTCATCAATTCATGTCTACACATTTGGTCGAGAGTCCACGGGTGACGCTCTGTTGTGGTCACCAATCCTTGCTGACGCGGAGAAAACTGCGGAGGCCCTTTGGAACAGTGATTTGACCTACACAACCAGGCCAGCCCTAGCGACTATATCACAAGCCAAGAGCCATTGGCAAGAAAGCTCGAGAGGTCCAGGCGGGGAATCATCTTCCGTTTTAGAGAGGAAAGATGATGGAGACATACAATAGATGTTAGGAGGTCAGTCGATGAACGCATGCAAAGGACAATAGAGTGTTGGGTGCATGTAGGACTGGAAGGGCGTTTCTGCAATTCTACTTCTCTCCTATTGAAGACATGATGGTGGGTAAAGGGCCAAAATGTTGGGACATTTTTTCTTATTCTCCCTTATTGATCCAAATTTCTCCTGCAAAGGTTGATTCGAAATTAGGAGCTGAAAGATTGTCCGCTTCTTCCTTTATTCCATCAGATCCAAAATTAGGCAAATGAATCATTGTGAATATGTTACCAAGATCACTTCCTTCATCACCTAAAAAGAAATTAATTCCAACATAATTATGTAGCAACTTGTCAAAGTCAAGAAAAAGTTAAATCGTACACCATGTCTATGTAGCAAATCGTCAAGAAAACTCTAGCCCACTTGCCATGGTCAATAAATCTATTACCCCTTTAAAAGTATGAGTAGTGACAGATCCATACCATCTTGGCCGTCTAATCACATGATCCAATAGTCCAGACCATCCGCCTTGCTCAAACATCACCCTTCCCGCATTCTTTCTATAAAAATTTCTCCATGCTCCGCTGAGAAAATTGGATACTTACCATTCTCAACATCTAGCTTCTCATAATTGACACTTTCTAGATTAACTTAGCAAAAATTGCTGCTAGGTTCATTGAGACCTTGATTATCATGCCATTAGTACCTATTTTATTCTTGTTCTTTTCCTTTCTCCATTAACAGGCCGTGGAAAGAACCAAAGTTCACATTGTCTATCTAGCTATATCATCCGGTTCAACCAGCTCGATCAGCCAAATCCTCACCTAATTGCACACGTACCACCCACCTAGTCAAAGTAGGAGAAGATAAAAGGGAATAAATGTCAAGATAAATGTCTAATATAAAGAGGCACATCCAGTGGATGGCATACTAGCGTACCATGGACTAGTAGGTACACATTGGCTCTACAAGTGATGCTTTCTTAAGAGGCCAGAACACACATATGTTTCGTTATATTAGCATGTATCCAACTGGAGCCACCTGCCAAAGAAGTGTTTACCCCACATGGAATGTGGTTTAGTGTATGGAGCGGCCCGCTAGTATCTTAGGTTATTTTCACTCTATCAAAATATAATAATTTCCTTTTCGTGTCTTCGGATCTTCATGGATTATGTGCATGCTGGGTAAACACTTTTTATGGTTGCATCACCTTGAGAGGCATTTGAGTCAACAATACTCTTGTAATAAAATTAAACTAAAATATGGTATTGAAAAAACCTAACTATTACTGTCCAATGAACCTTTTTTTGTTGAACACACATCACATGTCAAAGGATTTAAAAAAGTATTCATAATTTACAACTTGTAATAGATTGATTGTCTATTATAAAACTTGCACACAATCAGATCAAATAGCAACAACGCTAACCTCCAAATACAATGCACATGGTAACAAGGTTCAGAAGAAACATAAGTATTACACATGGTAACAAGGTCCAAAAGGAACATAAATATGTGCATGTAGTAGGTTTAATAGATTATTATGCATGTGTTAAGTCACCTTGCATAATAGGAACTTCTTGGATTTATGGGCTGGTTCTCACTTTCGCCCATGGGATACCCACTTAATTCTATTTCATACCCACTAATAGATTCTTGCCCAAGAAGGTTTTCTGCTTCTGGCTCAACATCGAGCCGTGCCCAGGGATGTAGTGAAAGTTTCCTCATTCTGTTGAGCTCATCAGCGACTTCTTTCATAGATGGTCTATTGTCACCACACATATCTAGGCATTTCTTAGCTAGGTCTGCAAGTCCTGCCAGCAACTCCATGCTCTCTTGGCCTTTTACGTGGCTAACCAGCACATCATTTAGGTTATTCTCCTTCATGGCTGACAAGAAAATCAATGCCAAGCTTCTTTGCTTCTCAGACCCCTCGAGCTTTAGTGGCAACTGACCCGTGAGAATCTCTAAAAGGATAACTCCAAAGCTGTACACATCGCTTTTGTCTGTTAACTGGCATGTTTGCATATACTCAGGATCAAGGTAACCACAAGTACCTTTAACCATTGTGACAAACTGCTCTTTGTCGGATGGGGCTAGTATGGAGGCTCCAAAGTCTGACACTTTGGCCATATAGTTATCATCAAGCAAGATGTTGGAAGTTTTCACATCACCATGAATTATTGGGGGAGATGCAAATGAATGGAGGAAGCTAAGTCCTTCAGCTGCTTCATGAGCAATCCTTAAGAGAGTACTGAAGGATATTTGTAATGCTTGGTTCTTGCCATGGATAAGCTCGAACAGTGTATCGTTTAGGACAAATTCATATACTAGAATCGGAATTTCCACCTCAAGACAACAACCCAAGAGCTTGACAACATGCTTGTGATTGATTTGAGATAAAATGAGCATCTCTTGGCCGAATTCCTTTTTTTGTCTTTCATCAACCACTGCACATCTTTTAATTGCCACTGGCATGTTGTTTATTATCCCTTTATAGACTGTCCCATGGCCTCCTTTTCCAAGTATTCTGCTACTATTGTAGTTGTCGGTGGCACGTATGAGTTGAGCTTCTGAAAATACAGTAAAAGCAAGACCTTTCTCTGATTTCATCCTATCAAACAAAATCAAGCCTCCATGCTGGCGAAAATACTCCTTCTTAACTTTATTAAGTTTTCTCGTTTGAATTGTCATCTGTCCCCAGAAGACAATGATCATGATGATAACCATCAGGCCGAATAATCCCATTATAACTCCTGATGACGTCATTAGATGAGACAATTATTTTTTAGACTAGGGAGAGGGACACTATAAAACATAGTTGTTGTACATTAGCTAAGATTAGATGCATGGTTATCAAAAGTGTGATAAAGTTAATGGTCTAGCTAGATGATCACATTTATTTGGGTGTTACCTATTATTAAGCCGATATTATGGTTGCATGTATTGCTTTCTTTGACATATTTTTTTCCAAGTCGACAAGAACACCGGTATTCTCCACCGACATTGTGACAATAGCCATCTGAAGGGCATGGGCTGTGACTGCATTCATTAACATCTGCAGAAATTTAGCAAAACAAAATATTATAGTTGTAAGTAAGAAACATAATACTATAGTTGTAAGTA contains:
- the LOC125533764 gene encoding wall-associated receptor kinase 5-like, yielding MQVFLKLCLGLVLLVAQYAPGTAVPSSDCRRQCGTVEIPYPFGIGLDCSLSQGFNISCKVQDGVSKPFKGDFEVLDISLTRGTIRVLNYITAYCYNASTASMKFFGRYDGYVGRPSSLYRLSDVQNRFTVIGCNALAFISDYNGTGYQGLGVATCRNLSDLADGSCSGMGCSQTAIPKRMFYYDTTFLKGVNTSEIWEFNPCSYAVLMEAAAFRFSTTYINTNNFNDTYNGRVPMVLDWAMRDVKSCDVAKQNMTGIYACLSTNSECVDSTNDQGYICNCTNGYEGNPYLQDGCKDVNECSHSPCPSDGYCHNVGGEYRCSCRLGKKYVKESNTCNHNIGLIIGVIMGLFGLMVIIMIIVFWGQMTIQTRKLNKVKKEYFRQHGGLILFDRMKSEKGLAFTVFSEAQLIRATDNYNSSRILGKGGHGTVYKGIINNMPVAIKRCAVVDERQKKEFGQEMLILSQINHKHVVKLLGCCLEVEIPILVYEFVLNDTLFELIHGKNQALQISFSTLLRIAHEAAEGLSFLHSFASPPIIHGDVKTSNILLDDNYMAKVSDFGASILAPSDKEQFVTMVKGTCGYLDPEYMQTCQLTDKSDVYSFGVILLEILTGQLPLKLEGSEKQRSLALIFLSAMKENNLNDVLVSHVKGQESMELLAGLADLAKKCLDMCGDNRPSMKEVADELNRMRKLSLHPWARLDVEPEAENLLGQESISGYEIELSGYPMGESENQPINPRSSYYAR